A single window of Leptospira semungkisensis DNA harbors:
- a CDS encoding DUF2339 domain-containing protein produces the protein MLGFFGILAAIFYLIFPFILSSRIRELTERVRELETRLGEGEAKPAPSRPIEKEKQIPKEEKPIQVREAAPKTAKTVVAPAASATPIPSPPKQEKVTKIAEPAQKSEAWQRFEKQIAENWTGILGTIILVMGVGFLGIYAALNMSPFFRFLMILGIAIALFGASVFLVRKDFWEQIGYWLRSGSGAIVLFACVASTSVPGMKWIQSESLALVFILIGVAINLTLAWFSSKQRFASLHIILSLVSLAILPFSTLIFFLGVGVSFFSAILAYRAKWEFHLLQTVLSFLVLNFIYKTHFSIQGPLLNSDQSRIWGILGTLLVGITSILVHYRKVYSSEKFETLPFITHIFSWAGIGLGLALYSTGSVWNPPILIVSSVVLFFWARTAREKKKIRWLYLTDSLVSLGIAFIGVLLLSRLEIDKFAITVFSSLLFTIFFIVASEEKEDFLKKVGAGLLHFSWAFFLLLLMEDQSTENKVGFFSTLASCLGMLLLSFAIQVYDSVRNKDSSRAIDDIYGILEDHKISPSGVFIGLFSSAICFLAFPWQYSEFYLPIFGIVLLAIRQNRNWSGLGIGLFPFLIALHSLVIYRISHLEPWEILLRDLPAIAFSFLCIPLSKVKRDSDKSLYFSQPGAVLFSSHILFLSYWVTNPISPFLPGILWLLLSVFYLEAKVFFEKKEDIWQNSWKASIIASKNIWAIFAISFVALFLGAHILVHLQSEYSFGIFKIRLLIQFFAIAVFLYWSTSQSSTQIFTGIWNKILPFFWELSAIIATIAIALEIPNQWLAVAWILWAFFLELLGYKFSSRISRFRFYSLCFFWYSCIHVGFVSSSNTSPSSYWADQEWLSGLIAILLLTAYLVRVYKFPSYKSSETERFPAQVQQLAEKLSPRFNVVIFYPLFAAVALFLYWSFDSSLLTLLWMVEVFIVFVIGLVLREEHFRYVSLGSMIICLVRLIFWDLSKSSTITRALVFLGVGGILILMNTLYGKFKNREKSDVA, from the coding sequence ATGCTCGGTTTTTTTGGGATCCTCGCGGCCATTTTTTATTTAATCTTCCCTTTTATATTAAGTTCTCGTATTCGCGAGCTAACCGAAAGGGTTCGAGAATTAGAAACAAGATTGGGAGAAGGAGAGGCGAAACCTGCGCCTTCTCGCCCGATCGAAAAAGAAAAGCAGATTCCTAAAGAAGAGAAGCCAATCCAAGTGCGAGAGGCAGCTCCAAAAACTGCAAAGACAGTAGTTGCACCAGCTGCATCTGCTACTCCAATCCCTTCCCCACCGAAACAAGAGAAAGTCACAAAGATCGCGGAGCCTGCGCAAAAATCAGAGGCTTGGCAAAGATTCGAAAAGCAGATTGCGGAAAATTGGACCGGTATCTTAGGAACCATCATCTTAGTGATGGGAGTCGGCTTTTTAGGAATTTATGCCGCACTGAATATGTCTCCCTTTTTCAGATTCCTAATGATTCTTGGAATCGCAATCGCACTCTTCGGAGCATCGGTCTTCTTAGTAAGAAAAGATTTTTGGGAACAGATCGGCTACTGGTTAAGAAGCGGATCCGGAGCGATCGTATTATTTGCGTGCGTTGCATCCACGTCCGTTCCCGGAATGAAATGGATCCAAAGCGAATCTCTAGCGTTAGTCTTCATTCTGATAGGTGTAGCGATCAACCTAACGTTGGCCTGGTTCTCTTCTAAACAAAGATTTGCGAGTCTGCATATTATCTTGAGCTTAGTCTCTCTTGCGATACTACCTTTTAGCACTTTGATCTTTTTCTTGGGAGTCGGAGTTTCTTTCTTCAGTGCGATTCTAGCATACAGAGCCAAGTGGGAATTTCATCTCTTACAAACGGTGCTTTCCTTCTTAGTTTTGAACTTTATTTATAAGACCCATTTCTCCATCCAAGGTCCTCTCTTGAATTCGGATCAATCCAGGATTTGGGGAATACTCGGAACCTTGCTCGTAGGAATCACTTCCATATTAGTTCATTACAGAAAAGTGTATTCTTCCGAAAAATTCGAGACTCTTCCTTTTATAACTCATATATTCTCTTGGGCGGGAATAGGTTTAGGGCTCGCCTTATATTCCACCGGTTCCGTTTGGAATCCTCCGATCCTGATCGTAAGCTCTGTTGTACTTTTCTTTTGGGCAAGGACTGCAAGAGAAAAGAAGAAGATTCGTTGGCTCTATCTTACAGATAGTCTGGTGTCCCTCGGGATTGCGTTCATAGGGGTATTACTTCTGAGCCGTCTGGAGATCGACAAATTTGCGATCACAGTCTTTTCTTCTCTATTGTTCACAATCTTCTTTATCGTAGCTTCCGAAGAGAAGGAAGACTTCTTGAAAAAAGTAGGCGCGGGACTTTTACATTTCTCCTGGGCCTTCTTTCTACTTCTTTTGATGGAAGACCAGTCCACCGAAAATAAGGTAGGATTCTTCTCTACGTTAGCAAGCTGCCTAGGAATGTTATTGCTCTCATTCGCAATCCAAGTCTACGACTCGGTTCGAAACAAGGATTCGTCGAGAGCTATCGATGATATCTACGGTATTTTAGAAGATCATAAAATATCTCCGTCTGGGGTGTTTATAGGTCTATTTTCCTCTGCGATCTGTTTCTTAGCATTTCCTTGGCAGTATTCTGAATTCTATCTTCCTATTTTCGGAATCGTATTATTAGCAATCCGCCAGAACAGGAATTGGAGCGGTCTCGGCATCGGGCTATTTCCTTTCTTAATCGCTCTACACTCTTTAGTCATCTATAGGATCTCTCATCTAGAACCATGGGAGATACTACTTCGAGATCTGCCTGCGATCGCCTTCAGTTTCCTTTGCATTCCTCTTTCCAAAGTCAAAAGAGATTCGGACAAGTCTTTGTATTTCTCACAGCCAGGAGCAGTATTATTTTCTTCTCATATTCTATTCTTGAGCTATTGGGTTACGAATCCTATCTCTCCATTCCTGCCGGGAATTTTGTGGCTTCTTCTTTCCGTCTTCTATCTAGAAGCCAAAGTTTTCTTTGAGAAGAAGGAAGATATCTGGCAGAACTCTTGGAAGGCTTCTATTATCGCGAGCAAGAATATATGGGCAATATTTGCGATCTCCTTCGTTGCTTTGTTTTTGGGAGCTCATATCCTGGTGCATCTTCAATCCGAATATTCTTTCGGGATATTTAAGATCAGATTGCTCATCCAATTTTTTGCAATCGCTGTTTTTCTGTATTGGTCAACCAGTCAGTCTTCTACACAGATATTCACTGGAATTTGGAACAAGATCCTTCCTTTCTTCTGGGAATTGAGTGCAATTATTGCTACGATCGCAATCGCATTAGAGATTCCGAATCAATGGTTAGCAGTAGCTTGGATCCTTTGGGCATTCTTCTTAGAGTTGCTCGGCTATAAATTCTCTTCTAGGATTTCCAGATTCAGATTCTATTCCCTTTGCTTCTTCTGGTATTCCTGTATCCACGTAGGATTCGTTTCAAGTTCGAACACAAGTCCTTCTTCCTACTGGGCGGACCAAGAATGGTTGAGCGGACTAATTGCTATTCTTCTATTAACTGCTTATCTAGTGAGGGTTTATAAATTTCCTTCTTACAAGTCCTCGGAAACGGAAAGATTTCCTGCCCAAGTGCAACAGCTTGCAGAAAAGCTATCGCCTAGATTCAACGTGGTGATCTTCTATCCTCTCTTTGCCGCAGTCGCTCTATTCCTTTATTGGAGTTTCGATTCTTCCCTTCTTACATTACTCTGGATGGTCGAAGTCTTTATTGTATTCGTAATCGGGTTAGTCTTAAGAGAGGAACATTTCAGATATGTCTCTCTCGGCTCTATGATCATCTGTCTGGTACGATTGATCTTTTGGGATCTCTCTAAATCATCTACGATCACCAGAGCCTTGGTATTCCTGGGAGTCGGAGGAATATTAATTTTAATGAATACACTTTACGGAAAATTCAAAAACAGGGAGAAATCCGATGTTGCGTAA
- a CDS encoding M48 family metallopeptidase, whose translation MLRNRLFFFLSLLASGALLSFFAVKSKATVQMPATLSSAFQLLGKPIKTIDRSLTKLLPINDLDEKRLGDSIALRYESYSDPTNPDQIYLKNLVDNLSAGNSKNFEYRVFIMDTSSPNAFAMPGGVLFVTKGLLSMVKSEAELAAILGHEIGHVELSHCMDGVRGELLSRKIGAASLGEFADIAVGLFIKPSFGKNQEDEADQYGYELLRREKYDPYAMGRTFRRLKEATGSGEGTLSPIEEYFMTHPYLEHRSEKFTEMAKKEEEGSYYLGAKNLNERSSRYEHEYEEEFVKR comes from the coding sequence ATGTTGCGTAACAGACTCTTTTTCTTTCTATCTCTTTTGGCTTCCGGAGCCCTACTTTCTTTCTTTGCCGTTAAAAGCAAGGCGACGGTTCAAATGCCTGCCACTCTTTCTTCGGCATTTCAGTTGTTAGGAAAGCCGATCAAAACGATCGATCGCTCTTTAACTAAACTTCTTCCAATCAATGATCTGGACGAAAAACGGCTGGGAGACTCAATCGCTTTACGATATGAATCCTATTCCGATCCGACAAATCCGGACCAGATCTATTTAAAGAATCTAGTCGATAACCTGAGCGCAGGAAATTCCAAGAATTTTGAATATAGAGTTTTTATAATGGATACTTCTTCTCCGAATGCATTCGCTATGCCGGGAGGCGTCCTATTCGTGACCAAGGGCCTTTTGTCTATGGTAAAGTCCGAAGCCGAACTTGCTGCTATTCTTGGTCATGAGATTGGCCACGTAGAATTGTCCCATTGCATGGATGGAGTCAGAGGAGAGCTTCTCTCAAGAAAGATAGGTGCTGCAAGCTTGGGAGAATTCGCAGATATCGCGGTAGGACTCTTCATAAAACCTTCTTTCGGAAAAAACCAAGAAGATGAAGCGGATCAATACGGTTATGAACTTCTGCGTAGAGAAAAATATGACCCCTATGCTATGGGTAGGACCTTTCGAAGATTAAAAGAAGCCACCGGTAGCGGGGAAGGGACTCTTTCTCCGATCGAAGAATACTTTATGACTCATCCCTATCTGGAACATCGCTCAGAGAAGTTTACTGAAATGGCAAAAAAGGAAGAAGAGGGAAGCTATTATCTTGGTGCAAAAAACCTAAACGAGCGTTCGTCTAGATACGAGCATGAATACGAAGAAGAATTCGTAAAACGTTAA
- a CDS encoding SHOCT domain-containing protein — translation MAACLKNPIRAKKKSPDLFSFLLVFAFITTSCLSLQKKEMASSSDTIVLFYLKKSPETPLFLEPDTWLPIASTVLTGAALDATDKTEFISRWQKLFKFTGIPETGVISRDPVRILTEEETAQLGELLFKAEADIPDGLPHAYQVIIKREDPIRPGLRIRRTVFYIRNRADGLILEFSEIGQVLDFQTPYSFREWTLVPVMKPETSTRNAIYLPEIRPEGLDFLVFPSGQTQEANRISVKPGFWTSQVLKDTTNEPKKSYPKTVEDRLKTLKELLDKKLISKPEYEKKKAEILKDL, via the coding sequence TTGGCAGCATGCTTAAAAAATCCGATTCGGGCAAAAAAGAAAAGTCCTGATCTATTTTCTTTCCTTCTCGTATTCGCATTCATAACGACCTCATGCCTTTCTTTGCAAAAGAAAGAAATGGCAAGTTCTTCCGACACGATCGTTCTCTTCTATTTAAAGAAGAGTCCCGAAACTCCTCTCTTTTTAGAACCTGATACTTGGTTGCCAATTGCGTCTACTGTTCTTACGGGAGCTGCGTTAGACGCTACGGATAAAACAGAATTCATATCTCGCTGGCAAAAGCTTTTTAAGTTTACTGGCATCCCCGAAACAGGAGTCATCTCCAGAGATCCGGTCAGAATTCTTACGGAAGAAGAGACTGCTCAGCTAGGCGAGTTGCTGTTTAAAGCGGAGGCTGATATTCCGGATGGCCTTCCCCACGCATATCAAGTTATTATAAAGAGAGAAGATCCTATTCGTCCAGGTCTTAGGATTAGAAGGACTGTATTCTATATCAGAAATCGTGCAGATGGTCTTATCTTAGAATTCTCGGAGATAGGACAGGTCTTGGATTTTCAAACTCCTTATTCGTTTAGGGAATGGACCTTGGTCCCTGTCATGAAACCGGAGACTTCTACCAGAAATGCAATTTACTTGCCCGAAATTCGTCCAGAAGGTTTGGACTTTCTTGTTTTCCCTTCGGGCCAAACGCAAGAGGCGAATCGCATCAGCGTGAAGCCTGGCTTTTGGACTTCTCAGGTGTTAAAAGATACAACAAATGAACCTAAGAAATCTTATCCAAAGACTGTCGAAGATAGGTTGAAGACCTTAAAAGAACTATTGGACAAGAAGTTGATCTCTAAGCCTGAATACGAAAAAAAGAAGGCCGAGATCCTAAAAGATCTATAA
- the csrA gene encoding carbon storage regulator CsrA yields the protein MLVLARRTNESIIIGDDIEIVIVDIKGDQVKIGVKAPKEVSVHRAEVYREIQAENKKAAGAKIKPEELGKIGSMLKKSDSGKKEKS from the coding sequence GTGCTCGTACTAGCTAGACGTACCAATGAATCCATAATCATCGGCGACGATATTGAGATCGTCATTGTGGATATCAAAGGAGACCAAGTAAAGATCGGGGTCAAAGCTCCCAAAGAAGTTTCTGTACACAGAGCCGAAGTGTACAGAGAGATCCAAGCTGAGAATAAGAAAGCAGCGGGAGCGAAAATTAAGCCGGAGGAATTGGGCAAAATTGGCAGCATGCTTAAAAAATCCGATTCGGGCAAAAAAGAAAAGTCCTGA
- the fliW gene encoding flagellar assembly protein FliW has protein sequence MVEIQSKPFGKIQVSERQLIKFPEGLLGFSNYKNFALIEEDEESVFKWLQSVDEVDLAFVVIPPTLFKKEYKPLLSSEEISQIGLQDVLEALILVIVTIPNDDPASMTANLQGPILINKQDLTGRQFVSRNEVHSVREKILESATVEMS, from the coding sequence ATGGTTGAGATCCAAAGCAAACCTTTCGGGAAAATACAAGTTTCAGAACGACAACTTATTAAATTTCCTGAAGGACTCTTAGGTTTTAGCAATTATAAGAATTTTGCCTTAATTGAAGAGGACGAAGAGTCCGTATTCAAATGGCTTCAGTCGGTGGATGAAGTGGATCTTGCTTTCGTCGTCATCCCCCCAACTCTTTTTAAAAAAGAATACAAACCCTTGCTCAGCTCGGAAGAGATTTCTCAAATCGGGTTGCAGGATGTTTTAGAAGCGCTGATATTAGTCATAGTGACCATCCCGAACGACGATCCGGCTTCAATGACTGCGAATTTGCAAGGACCAATTCTGATCAATAAGCAGGATCTAACAGGTCGTCAATTCGTCTCTCGTAACGAAGTTCATTCGGTAAGAGAAAAGATCTTGGAAAGTGCCACTGTGGAGATGTCCTAA
- a CDS encoding flagellar hook-associated protein 3, whose product MRITNMMQNNSLVRTLNRHQVAMDETQNQLGTGQRIRIPSDEPGRATNQMFFRSRLNELDTFQSNIDDGFGRLQQIDGELDRIGNLFQRARVLAVQASNGIYQGDKGFELEVAVGKEIDELLRALVDIANTRDATGRPLFGGHVIERPPFEPIESKIKGLQGLELKNQYIGVEYRGDIGEQIREIEKGEYIPVTIPGNKVFWGTNMSVTSRVDNSGYVAVSDQKFKIDGVEIQVSAGDTIDDIIDKINNSPIEAKANKLAQDNISLSSTAPHQIWLEDVDGGTVLRDIGLIDPANSEPPNNYSKSATVTGLSVFDVLIQFRNDLIQKDQERISGRDIQDLDLALENILRYRSIVGARMNRMEEHSQRVSFDKSYMTELLAKNEGIDFPETIMNMKWLETIHQYALNVGSKVIKSTLMDFLR is encoded by the coding sequence ATGCGGATCACTAACATGATGCAAAATAACAGTCTGGTGAGGACTTTAAACCGTCACCAGGTGGCTATGGATGAAACCCAAAACCAATTGGGTACTGGACAAAGGATACGAATTCCTTCCGACGAACCTGGAAGAGCTACGAATCAAATGTTCTTTCGTTCTCGTTTGAATGAGTTGGATACTTTTCAATCCAATATAGACGACGGATTCGGCAGACTTCAACAGATAGATGGAGAACTGGATAGGATCGGAAATCTTTTCCAAAGAGCGAGAGTTCTTGCGGTCCAAGCTTCTAACGGTATTTATCAAGGTGATAAGGGCTTTGAATTGGAAGTCGCCGTGGGTAAGGAAATCGACGAGTTGCTTCGTGCGTTAGTCGATATTGCCAATACCAGAGATGCTACTGGAAGACCTTTGTTCGGTGGACATGTGATCGAAAGACCTCCGTTCGAGCCGATCGAATCCAAAATCAAAGGTCTCCAAGGTTTGGAATTAAAGAACCAATACATCGGTGTAGAATATCGCGGAGATATCGGAGAACAGATCCGAGAAATCGAGAAGGGCGAATATATTCCTGTCACTATTCCCGGAAATAAGGTCTTCTGGGGAACCAACATGAGTGTGACCAGCCGAGTAGATAACTCTGGCTATGTAGCAGTTTCGGATCAAAAGTTCAAAATAGATGGAGTAGAGATCCAAGTTTCAGCTGGAGATACGATCGATGATATCATCGACAAGATCAACAATTCTCCGATAGAAGCGAAGGCAAACAAACTAGCTCAGGATAATATCAGCTTAAGTTCCACTGCGCCTCATCAGATCTGGTTAGAGGATGTGGATGGAGGAACTGTACTCAGGGATATTGGTCTCATCGATCCTGCAAATTCCGAGCCTCCAAATAATTATAGCAAGTCTGCAACTGTAACAGGACTTTCTGTGTTTGATGTGCTCATCCAATTCAGGAATGATTTGATCCAAAAAGACCAAGAAAGGATCTCCGGAAGAGATATCCAAGATTTGGATCTTGCGCTGGAGAACATTCTTCGTTACAGATCTATTGTGGGTGCGAGAATGAATCGGATGGAAGAACATTCTCAAAGAGTTTCCTTTGATAAGTCTTATATGACTGAGTTGCTTGCTAAGAATGAAGGCATCGACTTCCCGGAGACGATCATGAATATGAAATGGTTGGAAACAATCCATCAGTATGCGCTTAACGTAGGTTCCAAGGTGATCAAATCCACTTTGATGGACTTTTTAAGATAA
- the flgK gene encoding flagellar hook-associated protein FlgK — translation MGSTFSGLEIGKRGLAAHQQALQTTGHNISNADNKHYSRQRVVLQATDPLYEPSLNRAHLPGQIGQGVEIASIERVRDSFIDDRIIETSGVKDYWAAKNEYLYQTENIFNEPNGTTLRTLMDKFWSSWEELANYPEDNAHRSVVLEKAQGLGSRVEDVYRKLSQLRDQANREIESHAMHLNTIGENIRTLNERIAKSEALGDKPNDLYDKRDSLLQELASLTDINIGRSDEDELMVFIGQQILVQGGKLNKIDILGNPSKDGLLDLYWHVTGDPVLLRKGRLQGLIEVRDKILGEKIDQVDSLAVNVMDVINEIHKDGFGLNGNTNLNFFDIRSLSLNTFGEYDSDGDGQNDISAIFRVTGKNTLDPDRPIGISGTMTFLRPDEKETPVLVPYSANDTLNGIIKRINASKVGVVAYMNHDNQLALKATVAEDSPKKNFVLRHLEDSGDLLVGLTGILMASGPSGAYDYKRLGEITKLQSKPEDITLTPHFHPSSHFKINEHIANNVANIAAARGKDVGGTGDYNSPGGHKDGRNALLVASSLRNNPVMVDYSKTTDDFYNSLISKLGTEAREAKQEWGIQTDLMTELENMRQSVMGVSLDEEMANMVQFQHSYNASAKMINTMNEILDTIINRLGA, via the coding sequence ATGGGATCCACATTCTCCGGATTAGAAATAGGCAAGAGAGGCTTAGCTGCGCATCAGCAAGCTTTGCAAACTACTGGTCACAATATTTCAAACGCGGACAATAAACATTATTCGCGTCAGAGAGTGGTATTGCAAGCCACGGATCCTCTCTATGAACCTTCTTTAAATAGAGCTCATCTTCCTGGTCAAATCGGACAAGGTGTTGAGATTGCTTCCATCGAGAGAGTCAGAGATTCTTTTATCGACGATCGTATTATTGAAACTTCTGGTGTGAAGGATTATTGGGCAGCTAAGAATGAATATCTGTACCAAACGGAGAATATCTTTAACGAGCCGAATGGTACGACTCTCAGAACCTTGATGGATAAATTCTGGTCTTCTTGGGAAGAATTAGCCAATTATCCGGAAGACAATGCACATCGTTCCGTGGTTTTAGAAAAGGCACAAGGCCTTGGAAGCAGAGTAGAAGATGTGTATCGCAAACTTTCTCAACTTCGCGACCAAGCAAATAGAGAGATAGAATCTCATGCGATGCACTTAAATACCATCGGAGAGAATATCCGTACTTTAAACGAAAGGATCGCAAAGTCCGAGGCTCTCGGAGATAAGCCGAATGATCTCTATGACAAAAGAGATTCTCTTTTGCAAGAGTTAGCTAGTCTTACGGACATCAATATAGGTAGAAGTGACGAAGACGAATTGATGGTCTTTATCGGTCAGCAGATCCTTGTGCAAGGCGGTAAGCTGAACAAGATCGATATATTAGGAAATCCTTCTAAAGACGGATTACTCGATCTGTATTGGCATGTTACAGGTGATCCTGTACTTCTTAGAAAAGGCCGCTTACAAGGTTTGATCGAGGTAAGGGACAAGATTCTTGGTGAAAAGATAGACCAAGTAGACTCTCTTGCAGTCAACGTGATGGATGTAATCAACGAGATCCATAAAGACGGATTTGGTTTGAATGGAAATACGAACCTGAATTTCTTCGATATTCGTTCTTTGTCCTTGAATACTTTTGGAGAATACGACTCTGACGGGGACGGACAAAACGATATCTCTGCGATCTTTAGGGTGACAGGAAAGAATACTTTGGATCCGGATCGTCCGATCGGGATCAGTGGGACCATGACTTTTCTACGTCCTGACGAAAAGGAAACTCCTGTTCTAGTTCCTTATTCTGCGAATGATACTTTGAACGGTATTATTAAGAGAATCAACGCTTCAAAGGTAGGCGTCGTGGCGTATATGAATCACGACAACCAGCTTGCTCTTAAGGCGACTGTTGCTGAAGATTCTCCTAAAAAGAATTTCGTTCTTAGACACTTAGAAGATTCAGGAGATTTACTAGTAGGTCTGACTGGGATTCTAATGGCTTCCGGTCCTTCCGGTGCTTATGATTATAAGCGATTGGGTGAGATCACTAAATTGCAGTCCAAGCCGGAAGACATTACTCTAACACCTCATTTTCATCCTTCTTCTCATTTTAAAATCAATGAGCATATAGCGAATAACGTGGCAAATATCGCTGCGGCTCGCGGTAAAGATGTGGGTGGAACAGGAGATTATAATTCTCCAGGCGGCCATAAGGACGGTCGCAATGCTCTCTTGGTAGCTTCTTCTCTTAGAAACAATCCTGTGATGGTGGATTATTCCAAGACCACGGATGATTTCTATAATAGTCTTATCTCTAAGTTAGGAACCGAAGCTAGAGAAGCAAAACAAGAATGGGGAATCCAAACCGATCTCATGACTGAACTAGAGAACATGAGACAATCGGTTATGGGTGTAAGCCTAGACGAGGAAATGGCCAATATGGTCCAATTCCAACATTCGTATAACGCGTCAGCTAAGATGATCAATACCATGAATGAGATTCTGGATACGATCATCAATAGGTTGGGCGCTTAA
- a CDS encoding flagellar protein FlgN produces MTSNKEEWLDRICFLFEEEIRLYSEILELEKNKTEAVTKADGKSLEAISKKTYELIVHASELERVRMVAIQDVYTSSNLGIPKEGELTLTDFLNKIDRDSEHRLKQLGMGLKDTVHRLKDRIKANDKLIRTRQEFLTATIDAMRNNANSGEVAVYEDENSTSTRGRKKRSSVLMNASA; encoded by the coding sequence ATGACATCAAACAAAGAGGAATGGTTGGATCGGATATGCTTTCTTTTCGAAGAAGAAATCCGTCTGTACTCCGAAATCCTGGAGTTAGAAAAAAATAAAACGGAAGCGGTGACCAAGGCTGACGGAAAGTCCTTGGAAGCCATTTCTAAAAAAACGTACGAGCTTATCGTTCATGCGAGCGAGTTGGAAAGAGTTCGTATGGTTGCCATTCAAGACGTTTACACTTCAAGTAATTTAGGAATTCCTAAAGAAGGTGAACTGACTCTAACTGATTTTTTAAATAAGATAGACCGTGATTCCGAGCACAGATTGAAACAGCTCGGCATGGGATTGAAAGACACGGTGCATCGGTTGAAAGACCGAATCAAGGCGAACGACAAGTTGATTCGCACCAGACAGGAATTTTTGACGGCTACCATAGACGCAATGCGTAACAACGCAAATAGCGGAGAAGTGGCTGTTTACGAGGATGAAAATTCTACTTCTACAAGAGGAAGAAAGAAACGTTCGTCTGTCCTCATGAACGCTTCGGCGTAA
- a CDS encoding alpha/beta fold hydrolase yields MKTSTLNNHNLSLPEFPFQENEFEVRSKYIEANGQKFFLLESGKKEGRPLLLLHGFPEFSYAWKHQIAYFANQGYFVIAPDQRGYGRSSKPKSISDYSLDRLSEDVIAILDAYKFSKVDIIGHDWGGAVTYWTISKFPDRFTKACVLNLPHPTVMKRKILSDKSQRKKSMYILFFRIPWLPEFLLSRKNFRKLERSLTKTSIKGAFSSEEISIYKEAWSQPDCVRSMLNWYRAMTKNPPKLIRSRKIQVPTRIFWGEKDRFLSKEMALETLPLLSQGSVRFFPKATHWIHHEIPEILNPELLSFLNET; encoded by the coding sequence ATGAAAACCAGTACATTAAATAATCATAATTTATCCTTACCCGAATTCCCTTTTCAAGAAAATGAATTCGAAGTTCGTTCGAAATATATTGAAGCGAACGGACAAAAATTCTTCTTGTTAGAGTCCGGAAAAAAAGAAGGAAGACCCTTATTGCTTCTGCATGGATTTCCAGAATTCTCTTACGCTTGGAAGCACCAAATCGCATACTTCGCTAACCAAGGATACTTCGTGATCGCTCCGGACCAAAGAGGCTATGGAAGAAGTTCCAAACCAAAATCGATCTCAGACTATAGCCTGGATCGTCTATCGGAAGATGTGATAGCAATTTTAGATGCGTATAAATTTTCCAAAGTTGATATTATCGGTCACGACTGGGGAGGAGCCGTCACGTATTGGACCATCTCAAAATTCCCAGATCGATTTACAAAGGCATGTGTATTGAATCTTCCTCATCCGACAGTGATGAAGAGAAAAATACTTTCAGATAAGTCCCAAAGAAAGAAGAGCATGTACATCTTATTCTTTCGTATTCCTTGGTTGCCCGAATTCTTACTTTCTAGAAAGAACTTTCGAAAATTGGAACGGTCTTTGACAAAGACTTCTATAAAAGGAGCCTTCAGTTCGGAAGAGATTTCTATTTATAAGGAAGCTTGGTCCCAACCGGATTGCGTGAGATCCATGTTGAATTGGTATCGAGCCATGACAAAGAATCCTCCCAAACTCATTCGAAGCAGAAAGATCCAAGTTCCTACTCGGATCTTTTGGGGTGAAAAAGATAGATTCTTATCCAAGGAAATGGCATTAGAAACACTTCCTCTGCTCTCGCAGGGATCAGTCCGTTTCTTTCCCAAAGCGACTCATTGGATCCATCATGAGATCCCTGAGATCTTAAATCCGGAACTATTATCCTTTTTGAACGAAACTTAG